The genomic interval TGACGTGTGGCCCCCGAGCCGGCCGGCTCGGGGGCCACACGTGTTCTTCCGGCACGGCCAGCCCACGTATTCGGGTCAGGTGTTCTTCGGCACGGCCAGCCCATGTCTTCGGGTCAGGTGTTCCTCGGCACGGCCAGCCCATGCCTTCCGGTCAGGTGTTCCTCGGCACGGCCACATCTCACGCTCGGGCTCAACGTGGCCGGTGTCGATTTCCTCGGCGGCCCGGCTAGCGGTAGCGGCGTCTGGCGGACTGCCGGCCGGTGTCGATCGGGTCCTGCCGGGAGACCCAGCGGCGCTCCGGCCGCTGGTCCAGGCGCTCGGCCAGGCCGCTGTTCCGGGCCCGGGCGGCGGCTGCCGGTGGCGGTGCTGCCTGCCGGGTCTGTGGCAGGCCGAGACGTGGCCGCCCAGCCTCCCGCCCGGTGACACCGCCGACCTCCTGTCCCAGCCGGCCGTCGCCCTTCGACGACCGGCTCGCCGGGGTCGACGGGCCGATCAGGTCCGGCGTGACCGCCTCGGGACGGGGTCGACGGCGGGCGCCGAGTTCGAGCCGGGCCCGGACCATCGCGGTCATGCTGAACGGGCGGGCGACCAGGAACCGGGCCGGCAGCCGGTTACCCGGGGCGGTCCGAGGGGCCGGCGCGTCGTCGGCTGCGACGCCGGGTCGCGGCGCGGTCAGCCGGTGGGTCTGCCCGGACCCGACCAGTGACCGCTTGGGCACGCTGGCCCGGCCGACCGCCGGCTGGAGCTGCCGACGGAACCGTTCCCGTTCCTGCGTCGGCACCCGGGCCGCCGACCGAAGCACCGCAGCGGCCACCACGTCGTTGACCTTCACCATCACCGCGACGGTCGCGGGCAGGACGAGTACGCCCCACCAGCTCACCAGCTCGGCGAGCGCGAGCAGCAGGCCGAGGGCCACGGTGCCCTCGAAGTAGACGAAGCAGAGCATCCCGCCCGGGTCGACGTGCCGGAGCCGCAGCACACGGGCGTAGAGCGGTCGTAGCCGCTCCTCGTCCGCCGGCACCGCCGTCGCCGTGCTCATCGCGAAGCGCTCGCCCTGCGGGCAGCCGCGACCGCGACCACGGCACGCTCCAGGGCGTAACCCCGGTCGTCGGAGCCGCCCTTGACGGCGGCGTTGCACTCGGCGGCGGCGTACATGGCGTCGGCCAGCCCCTCCGGGGTCCAGCCCCGGCCGACCCGCTGCGCCTTCTCGATCTTCCACGGTGGCATGCCCAGGCTGCTCGCCAACTGGTAGGCGCTGCCCCGACCCGCCGAACTGACCCGGGCCACCGTCCGTACCCCGTCGGCGATCGCGTCGGCGATCGGCACCGGGTCCACCCCGACGTGCAGCGCCCAGCGCAGCGCCTCCAGGGCGCCCGGCACGTCACCGGCCATCGCCGCGTCGGCGACCGTGAACCCGCTGACCTCGGCCCGCCCCCGGTAATAGCGGGCCACCGTGTCGACGCCGATCCGCCCGTCGGTGTCGGCCAGCAACTGGGAACAGGCGGAGGCGAGTTCGCGCAGGTCGTTGCCGACCGCCGCGATCAGCGCCTCGGCCGCGTCGTCGGTGCACCGGCCACCGCCGCGCCGGATCTCGTCCCGGACGAACGCGACCCGGTCCCGGTGGCTCTTCAGCTTCGCCGCCGGCACGACCTCCGCGCCGGCCGCCCGCAGGCCGTCGGCGAAGGCCTTGCCCTTGGCTCCGCCGGCGTGCGCGACCACCAACTGCACCTCGGGGTCGGGATTCTTCGCGTACGCCAGCAGCGCCGCCGCCAGATCCTTCCGGGCGTCCTGTCCAGCCCGGACGATCAGCACCCGCCGACCGCCGAACAGGGACGGTCCGAGTAGTTCGGCGATCTCCCCCGGCCCCAACGCACCCGCCTCATGGTCGTGTACGTCGACGTCCGGGTCGGCGGCTCTGGCCGCGTCGACCACTCCGGCGACCGCTCTGGTGGCGAGCAGTTCTTCGTCACCGAGCACGAGTACGACGGGGGCGAGACTAGCGGGGGTCACGAGGTCATCGTCGCACGTGGCGTGCGTCCATCGGGCCTGGTCACCCGGCTCGCTGCGGCTGACCCCGCACTTAGTGCAAATCCAGACATTTATCTTAACCCTGGCATTCCACGCCAGTGGTTGTGGTGACCGATCGCAGCGTACCGCCGGAGCGGACGGTAACGGCGTCACCACGCGGGGCGGTAACCGACGCACCCGAACGGGTACCTGCCGCACGCGCCGGTCGGCGAGGACCACGAGAAGGCTCACCGGGTGGACGGGTCGCCGGGGTCCAGCCCCCGGACCGCCACCGACAGCCGCCCGCTGCCCGGCTCGACCACCGCCAGATCCCCCTGCTCGTCGGTCCGGAGCACCCTGGCGCCGGCCCGGGACAGCCGGGCGAGTACCCCGGCGTTGGGGTGCCCGTACCCGTTGTCGGCGCCGACCGGCACCAGCGCCACCGCCGGGCGTACGGCGTCGAGGAACGCCGGCTCCTGGTACGCCGAGCCGTGGTGAGCGAGTTTCAACACGTCCGCCCGGAGCCGGGCGACCGGTACGACCTCCAGCAACGCCTGCTGCTCCTCGGTCTCGGCGTCCCCGGTGAGCAGGATGCTGACACCGTGGACCTCGGCGCGCAGGACCAGCGAGTTGTTGTTCGGGTCCGAACGGGTGCCCCGGATCGGGTGCGGCGGCCCCAACAGGGTCAGCGTCACCGGGCCGGCCGCATAGGTCCAGCCCGCCCCGGCCGCGCCGACCGGTACGCCGTTCGCGCTGGCGGCGCGCTCGACGGTGCCGCGTCCCTCGACCGGCTCCAGCCACTGCGGAACCACCACAGCGGCCACCCGACGTCCCCGGAACACCCCGTCCACCCCCTGCACGTGGTCGGCGTGGAAGTGGCTCACCACCAGCAGGGACACCTCCCGTACGCCGAGCCGGCGCAGGCAGCGGTCCACCGCCCCGGGGTCCGGACCGGCGTCCACCACCACCGCCCGGCCGACGCCGACCGGCAGCACCAGGCTGTCGCCCTGACCCACGGCACAGGCGACGACCACCCAGCCGGTCGGCGGCCATCCGGTGGCGATCAGCCGCACCGGCAACGCACCGACCAGCACGGCGGCCGCGACCACCGCGACGAGCCGGCGCACCGGTGGCCGACGGGCGGCGACCAGCAGCGCCACCGTCAGGGCTCCGAGCAGCAGCCCGCCGGGCACCCCGTCCAGCCAGGGCAACGTCCCGGCGGGCAGGCGTGCGCCGTACCGGGCCACCAGGACCAGCCACCAGGCCGGCCAACTGCCGAGCCACGCCACACCCTCCGCACCGGCCGGCCAGAACGGCGACAGCACCGCCGCCGTCACCCCGAGCACCGTGGCCGGTGCCACCGCCGGCACCGCGAGAAGGTTCGCCGGTACGGCCACCAGGCTGATGGTGCCGGAGAGTCCGGCCACCACCGGGGCGCAGGCCAGTTGCGCCGCCGCCGGGATGGCCAACGCCTCCGCCGCACCCGCTGGTACACCCCGCTGCCGCAGCGCGTCCCGCCACCGGGGGGCGAGCAGCAGGAGCCCACCGGTGGCCAGTACGGAGAGCGCGAACCCCGGGTCGCCGGCCAGCTCCGGATCGACAAGCACCAGTACGGTGACCGCGCTGGCCAGCGCCGGTAGCGCTGCCCGGGGGCGTCCGACGGCGAGCGCCAGCAGACCGATCGCGCCCATCGTGCCGGCCCGGACGACGCTCGGCGACGGCCGGGCCAGGATGACAAAGCCGACCAGCGCCGTGCCACAGAGGACGGCGGCGAGCCACGGCCCGGCCCGGCCCCACCGGGCGAGCAGTAGCACCAGGCCGACCACGATCGCCACGTTGGAGCCGGAGACCGCGGTCAGGTGCGTCATCCCGGTGGTCAGGAAGTCCTCCTCGACCGCCGGTTCCAGCCGACTGGTGTCGCCGACCACCAGTCCCGGCAGCAACCCGCCCGGTTCGGTGGGCAGCGGCGCACAGGCCCGTTGCAGCCCGGCCCGTAACGTGCCGGCCGCCCGCTGCGCCCAGGACGGGGTGCCGCGCAGCACGGGTGGGGTGCTGACCGTCAGCACGGCGGCGGTGAGGTCGCCGCCGCGCGGTGGCGCCAGTCGCCCGGTGGTGGTAACCCGCTGGCCGGGCAGCAGTCCACGCCAGTCCGGGTCGCTGGCCAGCACCAGGATCCGGACCGACGCGCTGACCCTGTCGTTCCCCGCCTCCCCGGCGGCCCAGACCAGCCGGGTCGACAACAGATAGGTCGCCGGCCGGCCGGCGACCCCGCCGATGGGCCGTGGATCCTCCCGGACCACCAGCTCGGCGCTGACCCTGGCTCGTTCCTCGGCCAACCGGGCGATCGACGGGGCGTCCCGTACCCCCGACCGGGCAGCCGTGGCCACGCTCCCGCAGACCACACCGAGCAGTACGGTCACCACCACCCAGCCGTGCCGGCCCGGTACTGCCGGCAGCCGGCGGGTCGACCGACAGGCCAGGACCAGCGCGGCGCCCCCGGCCAGCACCGCCACCAGCACGGCCGGCCCGGTGCCGATCAGGAGCCCGGCCAGCGCCGACAGCCAGGCGCCCACCGCCAGCCCGGCCAACCGCAGGTCCGGCGGCCGTCGAGGCGGCTCGGCCGCCTCTGCCGCGTCATGACCCGCATCCGGCGGCCCTGCCGTCGGACCCGGCGGGCTCGCCGTCGAAGCCCGCAGACTGGCCGTCGCGCCCTGCTGCCGGGCCGCCGGACCCGGCGGACTCGCCGTCGAGACTCGCGGGCTCGCCGTCGCGCCGAGCAGCCGGGCCGCCAGACCCGGCGGACTCACCGTCGACGCTCGCAGGCTCGCCGTCGAGACTCGCGGGCTCGCCGCCGAGGATTGTCCACCGGCCCACGAAGCCCTCAGTCCGGTCGTCGGATCTCGGGTATCGGCCGGTGGACCGATCTGGTTCGCCGGGTCGACGGGGTGCCGGGGGCGGGGGCGGTCTGTCACACCGTCACCAGGTCTTTGAGGTCCTCGTAGCGGGCGTCGCCGATGCCGGTGACCTGGCGGAGGTCGGCCACCGAGCGGAATCCGCCGTGCTCCTCCCGGTGCGCCACGATGCGCTGGGCGAGCACCGGGCCGACCCCGGGCAGTGTGTCGAGTTGCGCCACGGTGGCGGTGTTGAGGTTGACCTTTCCGCCGCCCGGTTGGGCACCGGTGGCTCCACCGGGCGCCCCGGGCGGGCCGGCGCCGGCCGGGCCAGCCCCGGGCGGCGGAGTCACCCCGACCAGGATCAGCTCGCCGTCGGTCACCTTGCGGGCAAGGTTGAGCAACGCCACGTCGACGCCGGGCAACGCGCCGCCGGCGGATTCGAGGGCGTCGGCGACCCGGGCACCGGCGGGCAGGCGTACGAGGCCGGGGCGGCGTACCTTGCCGGCGACCGCGACCACCACCTCGGCGGCGCCGACCGCGGCCCCCGAGGTCGACGATGCGGGCGCGAAGGTCGCCGCCGAGGCGGGCGGGGGCGCGACCGGCTCGGTCCGGGGCCGGGACAGCCAGGCCCAGCCGGCCGCACCGAGCACCACGACGACCGCCACCACCGCGAGGGCCTTCACCCCACGCCGTCCCGGATCGAAGGCGCCGGGACCGGCCGGATCGAAGGCGCCCGGACCGGCGAGCCGCCCCGGCTCCGCCGGTGGGTCCGCCGAGGGGTCTGGTCCGGTGCCGGCGGGAGCGGGTCCGGCGGCCGACCGCTCCGCCGGGATGGCGCGGTCGCCGAGCAGCCGGGAGAGGCGTTGCCGTACCACTGTTTCGTCGTCGTCGGACACCCGGCGAAGGTAGGCGACGCAGAGGGCGTCCCACCGGCCGTGGACCACCGGCTGTGGACAAAGGACGCCAGTGTGGACAACGCCCTGATCAAGCAAAACTGTGCTAGCGCCGCCGCGACCCGGGTCGCCGGCCGACCGCGTGCCGGCCGGCGACCCGACGTCTCAGTTGGGGTTGCCGGCGTGGGTCAGGGTCTCCCAGGCGACGAAGAGATAGTTCGTGCCGGCCGGGCGTTGCCGCTCGGTGAGCTGCTGCGTCCGGGTCATCGGGATGCCCCGACGGTTGTTCAGGGCGTTGAAGGCCACCTCGGTGACCGGGCCGAGCCCCAGGGTCAGGCTGCCGCCGCAGAGCGTCGAGGGTACGGCGTCGCCCAGCTCGTACCTGGCGTGGAAGCCGAGCGCGTGCCGCAGCCGGTCCTGGATCTCCGGGTAGATGTCCTGGCCCTGGTGCCGGAGCGTCTCGGCGACGTGCGAGATGGCCGAGATGCCGTACCCGGTGTGCGTGAAGTCGCGGCAGGTCTCCTGGGAGAGGCCGTCGGAGAAGACCTCCTGGTCGTGCCAGTACGACACGATCTCGGCCCGGGTGTCGATGCTGCTGCCGGCCGGGCCGCGCGGGTACGCCCCGTCGCTGCTCAGGTAGAGGAAGGCCGGCAGCCGGTCGCGGAACTTGCCGACCGCCCGGTCGTAGACGGCCCGGTCCTCCAGGAAGACCGCGATCCCGAGCGAGGCCTCCATCATGCTCAGTTCCCAGTTGCCGTTGCTGGTCGCGTTGCCGTTGATGATCTCGGGCAGGTAGACGTCGCGCAGCATCGCGCCGAACCGGCTGATTCCGGCCGAGGACCAGCCGCCGTAGGTGTACCGGATGATCTCGGCGGCCCGGGGCCAGCTCGACCCGGCCCAGGCGGTCTGCAACGGGGCGTTGCTGTTGGTGTGGTCCCGGATCGTCGCCGACCAGGCGTCCATGATCTGGATCGCCTTCTCCGCGTACCGGCTGTCCTGGGTGATGTACCAGGCCAGCGCCAGGCTGTACGCGGCCAGCGCGTCCTGCCGCTCGTCGGTGCAGCCGTTGTTGGGGTTGGAGTACGAGCCGCACTCGACGACCGCCCGGGGCTTCGGGGTACGGCTCAGCGAGGCGAAGGCGCTGGCCATCATCTGGTCGTAGGCGCCCTTCCAGGGCTGCGCCCCGGCGTTGACCCGGCCTCGGACGAAGTCGAGTTGCGGCCGGCTGACGAGTACGCCCGGGTGGGTGAAGGTGGGTGGCGCGGCGATCCGCACCTCGGCGCCGGGCGGGGCGGCCTGCGCGGCCGGCGCGGCAGCGCCGGGACCGGCGTACGGGACGATCACGGCGGTCGACAGCAGTACTCCGGCGGCGATCATCCGGGACGTTCTGGCGCGGAGACGGGATCTGGACACGCTGCTCCTCCTGCTCGCGGCGTCGGCGGGGGTGACGGACGACCACAATCTCTTAGGAAGGTTTACTGTCCCATAAGATCACCCAGATCGACCCCGGTCAACGCCTACCGGGCAAGAAGCCGCCTTGTCGCGACAAAACCAACAAGGCCGACAACACCAGCAACGCGAACAACCCGGCGCGGCCAGCAACGCCACAAGGCCGACAACACCAGCAGGGCGACAAGACGGGCGCGGCCAGCTACAAGCGGTGCACCACGACACAGACCAGTCCCGGTCCGGTGTGCGTGGCGATCACCGCGCCGGCCTCCGTGACGTAGCTGGCCCGGAGCCGGTCACCGAGGCGCCCGCCGAGCTTCTCCGCCAGTTCGGCCGCGCGCCCGGGTACGGCGAGATGGTGCAGCGCCACCTCGACCTCACCGCTCCCGGCCGCCTCCACGGCGAGGTCGACCAGCCGGGCCAGTCCCCGTCCGGCGGTCCGGACCCGGTCCCGCAGCGCGATGCCGCCGTCCGCCATGTGCAGGATCGGCTTCACCGACAGGGCGGTGCCGAGCAGCGCCTCGGCGGCGTTGATCCGGCCACCGCGCCGGAGGAACTCCAGGGTGTCGACGTAGAAGAAGGTGCTGGTCCGGTCGATGGCGTCCAGCGCCGCCCGGCGTACCTCGGTCAGGCCCGCACCCCGGGCGGCGGCCGAGGCGGCGGCGAGCGCCGGGAAACCGAGACCCATCCCGGTCGACCGGGCGTCGACCACGCTGACCCGGGGACCCAGCTCGGCGGCGGCCAGCCGGGCCGCCTCCACCGTGCCGGAGAGTTCCGCGGACAGGTGTACCGAGACGACGCCGTCGGCCCCCTCGGCCAAGAGCCGGCGGTACGTCTCGACGAACTCCTCCGGCGCCGGCCGGGAGGTACTCATCGCGAACCGCCGGGCGGCCAGCGCCTGGGCCGCGTCGGCCGGCCCGACGTCGACGCCCTCCCGTCCCGGCGTCCCGTCGAGGACGACGATCAGCGGTACGACGGTGAGCCGGTGCCGGTCGGCCAACTCGGCCGGCAGGTAGGCGGTGGAGTCGGTGACGACCGCGACAGGCATTCCGGCACGTTAGCCGATCACCGGCGGCGGAACGACCGGCCGGCCACCGGATCGTGACCCAGCCGGGCGGAGGACCCGCCGGGAGCGGCTCAGACGGGGGCCGGGGCCGGGCCCGGGGCGACCAGGCGGCCGACGTTGTGCCCGCGCAACTGCCAGCCGCGTACCTCGTCGTGCCGCAACTCGGTCCAGTGGCAGTTGTTCAGCGAGCCGACCGACCGCAGCACGGTGGAGTCCCAGCCGAGCAGATAGCCGCAGCCCTGCCGGGCGCCGCCGCCGTGCGTGGCGATCACGACCGTGCCGCCCGGTACGGCGTCGGCGGCCTCCTGCAACGCCGTGCCGACCCGCTTGCCGAGGTCGTCGAGGCTCTCCACCTCGGCGCCCGGATCCGGGTCACCGCTGCGCCAGCGGGCGTGTTCGGCGGGGAAGCGCTGCGCCACCTCGGTCATCAGCAGCCCCTGCCACTGCCCGTAGAACCGCTCCCGGAGCCGGGGGTCGGTGCGGATCGGCAGCCCGGTCAGCGCCGCCAGCGCGGCGGCGGTGTCGGCCGCCCGCCGCAGGTCACTGGCGACGATCGCGTCCGGGCGCAGCCCGGCGAGCAGCGGCGCGGCCTCGGTCGCCTGTTCGCGGCCGAGGTCGTTGAGTGGTACGTCGAGTTGGCCCTGCACCCGGTTGGCGGCGTTCCAGTCCGTGTTGCCGTGCCGCCAGACGATCAGCCGGGTCATTCGGCGATGCCCGCCTCGGCCTCCACCAGGTCCCGGTCGACGAACGGGATCGTCGGGCAGTCCTTCCAGAGCCGGTCGAGCGCGTAGAACTCGCGTTCCTCGCTGTGCTGGACGTGCACCACCAGGTCGACGTAGTCGAGCAGCACCCAGCGGCCCGCCCGCTCACCCTCGCGGCGGACCGGCTTGGCCTTCTCTGGCAGGGCGAGCAGTGCCTCCTCGATCGCGTCCACGATCGCGGTCACCTGCCGCTCGTTCGGCGCGGAGGCGAGCAGGAACGCGTCGGTGATCACTAGCTGGTCCGCCACGTCGATGATGACGATGTCCTGCGCCTTCTTGTCGGCGGCGGCCTGCGCGGCGGCCGTTGCCAGCTCACGGGCGCGGTCGGAAGCTGTCACCATTCTCCTTCGATCAACCGTCGGACCCTTCTAGCCTCTCACACCCGGGGACCGTACGGCCCGGCGGTTAACGAACGATGAGCATGAAACCGGGCGGAATCACCCCCGGTACAGCCTCCGTTTGGCGATGTACTGCACCACACCGTCCGGGACGAGATACCAGAGTGGCCCACCGGCGGCCACCCGGGCCCGGCAGTCGGTCGAGGAGATGGCCATCGCCGGCACCTCGACCAGGCTGACCGTGTCGGCCGGCAGGTGCGCGTCGGAGAGGACGAAACCGGGCCGGGTGACCCCGATGAAATGGGCCAGTTCGAACATCTGGTCGAGATCCTTCCAGGAGAGGATCTTCTCCAGCGCGTCGGCACCGGTGATGAAGAAGAGCTGCACCTTCGGGCCGTACTCCGAGTGCAGGTCGCGCAGCGTGTCGACGGTGTAGGTCGGGCCGCCCCGGTCGATGTCGGCCCGGCTCACCTGGAAGCGCGGGTTCGAGGCGGTCGCGATCACGGTCATCAGGTAGCGGTCCTCGGCCGAGCTGACCGGCTCGTCGGCCTTCTGCCACGGCTGGCCGGTGGGCACGAAGACCACCTCGTCCAGCTCGAACCGGTCGGCGACCTCGCTCGCGGCGACGAGGTGCCCGTGGTGGATCGGGTCGAAGGTACCCCCCATGATCCCTATCCGCCGGATGTC from Plantactinospora sp. BC1 carries:
- the holA gene encoding DNA polymerase III subunit delta; amino-acid sequence: MTPASLAPVVLVLGDEELLATRAVAGVVDAARAADPDVDVHDHEAGALGPGEIAELLGPSLFGGRRVLIVRAGQDARKDLAAALLAYAKNPDPEVQLVVAHAGGAKGKAFADGLRAAGAEVVPAAKLKSHRDRVAFVRDEIRRGGGRCTDDAAEALIAAVGNDLRELASACSQLLADTDGRIGVDTVARYYRGRAEVSGFTVADAAMAGDVPGALEALRWALHVGVDPVPIADAIADGVRTVARVSSAGRGSAYQLASSLGMPPWKIEKAQRVGRGWTPEGLADAMYAAAECNAAVKGGSDDRGYALERAVVAVAAARRASASR
- a CDS encoding ComEC/Rec2 family competence protein, giving the protein MRASTASPPGPTAGPPDAGHDAAEAAEPPRRPPDLRLAGLAVGAWLSALAGLLIGTGPAVLVAVLAGGAALVLACRSTRRLPAVPGRHGWVVVTVLLGVVCGSVATAARSGVRDAPSIARLAEERARVSAELVVREDPRPIGGVAGRPATYLLSTRLVWAAGEAGNDRVSASVRILVLASDPDWRGLLPGQRVTTTGRLAPPRGGDLTAAVLTVSTPPVLRGTPSWAQRAAGTLRAGLQRACAPLPTEPGGLLPGLVVGDTSRLEPAVEEDFLTTGMTHLTAVSGSNVAIVVGLVLLLARWGRAGPWLAAVLCGTALVGFVILARPSPSVVRAGTMGAIGLLALAVGRPRAALPALASAVTVLVLVDPELAGDPGFALSVLATGGLLLLAPRWRDALRQRGVPAGAAEALAIPAAAQLACAPVVAGLSGTISLVAVPANLLAVPAVAPATVLGVTAAVLSPFWPAGAEGVAWLGSWPAWWLVLVARYGARLPAGTLPWLDGVPGGLLLGALTVALLVAARRPPVRRLVAVVAAAVLVGALPVRLIATGWPPTGWVVVACAVGQGDSLVLPVGVGRAVVVDAGPDPGAVDRCLRRLGVREVSLLVVSHFHADHVQGVDGVFRGRRVAAVVVPQWLEPVEGRGTVERAASANGVPVGAAGAGWTYAAGPVTLTLLGPPHPIRGTRSDPNNNSLVLRAEVHGVSILLTGDAETEEQQALLEVVPVARLRADVLKLAHHGSAYQEPAFLDAVRPAVALVPVGADNGYGHPNAGVLARLSRAGARVLRTDEQGDLAVVEPGSGRLSVAVRGLDPGDPSTR
- a CDS encoding ComEA family DNA-binding protein; the protein is MSDDDETVVRQRLSRLLGDRAIPAERSAAGPAPAGTGPDPSADPPAEPGRLAGPGAFDPAGPGAFDPGRRGVKALAVVAVVVVLGAAGWAWLSRPRTEPVAPPPASAATFAPASSTSGAAVGAAEVVVAVAGKVRRPGLVRLPAGARVADALESAGGALPGVDVALLNLARKVTDGELILVGVTPPPGAGPAGAGPPGAPGGATGAQPGGGKVNLNTATVAQLDTLPGVGPVLAQRIVAHREEHGGFRSVADLRQVTGIGDARYEDLKDLVTV
- a CDS encoding alginate lyase family protein codes for the protein MSRSRLRARTSRMIAAGVLLSTAVIVPYAGPGAAAPAAQAAPPGAEVRIAAPPTFTHPGVLVSRPQLDFVRGRVNAGAQPWKGAYDQMMASAFASLSRTPKPRAVVECGSYSNPNNGCTDERQDALAAYSLALAWYITQDSRYAEKAIQIMDAWSATIRDHTNSNAPLQTAWAGSSWPRAAEIIRYTYGGWSSAGISRFGAMLRDVYLPEIINGNATSNGNWELSMMEASLGIAVFLEDRAVYDRAVGKFRDRLPAFLYLSSDGAYPRGPAGSSIDTRAEIVSYWHDQEVFSDGLSQETCRDFTHTGYGISAISHVAETLRHQGQDIYPEIQDRLRHALGFHARYELGDAVPSTLCGGSLTLGLGPVTEVAFNALNNRRGIPMTRTQQLTERQRPAGTNYLFVAWETLTHAGNPN
- a CDS encoding DegV family protein produces the protein MPVAVVTDSTAYLPAELADRHRLTVVPLIVVLDGTPGREGVDVGPADAAQALAARRFAMSTSRPAPEEFVETYRRLLAEGADGVVSVHLSAELSGTVEAARLAAAELGPRVSVVDARSTGMGLGFPALAAASAAARGAGLTEVRRAALDAIDRTSTFFYVDTLEFLRRGGRINAAEALLGTALSVKPILHMADGGIALRDRVRTAGRGLARLVDLAVEAAGSGEVEVALHHLAVPGRAAELAEKLGGRLGDRLRASYVTEAGAVIATHTGPGLVCVVVHRL
- a CDS encoding histidine phosphatase family protein codes for the protein MTRLIVWRHGNTDWNAANRVQGQLDVPLNDLGREQATEAAPLLAGLRPDAIVASDLRRAADTAAALAALTGLPIRTDPRLRERFYGQWQGLLMTEVAQRFPAEHARWRSGDPDPGAEVESLDDLGKRVGTALQEAADAVPGGTVVIATHGGGARQGCGYLLGWDSTVLRSVGSLNNCHWTELRHDEVRGWQLRGHNVGRLVAPGPAPAPV
- the rsfS gene encoding ribosome silencing factor, translating into MTASDRARELATAAAQAAADKKAQDIVIIDVADQLVITDAFLLASAPNERQVTAIVDAIEEALLALPEKAKPVRREGERAGRWVLLDYVDLVVHVQHSEEREFYALDRLWKDCPTIPFVDRDLVEAEAGIAE
- the nadD gene encoding nicotinate-nucleotide adenylyltransferase, whose translation is MEADIRRIGIMGGTFDPIHHGHLVAASEVADRFELDEVVFVPTGQPWQKADEPVSSAEDRYLMTVIATASNPRFQVSRADIDRGGPTYTVDTLRDLHSEYGPKVQLFFITGADALEKILSWKDLDQMFELAHFIGVTRPGFVLSDAHLPADTVSLVEVPAMAISSTDCRARVAAGGPLWYLVPDGVVQYIAKRRLYRG